From Pseudobdellovibrio exovorus JSS, a single genomic window includes:
- a CDS encoding DUF192 domain-containing protein, whose product MESPLKSLVVPIQQPTPQHARKQMKSHNALVSVLMMFFIGVSTLALPAQAFVQFEKRQIKLSYNKSKPARQRTITIEVAETPEQTNHGMMYRQSLKPDEGMLFVFSEARPLSFWMKNTFVDLDIGFFDSQMVLVDIQQMAATSTMQQNLPTYSSRFPAQYALEMPKGWFEKNKFPVGTRLEILKPSSKRPSQSSPEPKSKSK is encoded by the coding sequence ATGGAGTCGCCCTTGAAATCGCTCGTCGTGCCCATTCAACAGCCCACACCGCAACACGCGCGTAAGCAAATGAAAAGCCACAATGCTCTAGTGTCGGTGTTGATGATGTTTTTTATTGGTGTATCGACATTGGCCCTACCCGCACAGGCCTTTGTTCAATTTGAAAAACGTCAAATTAAGTTAAGCTATAATAAAAGCAAACCAGCGCGCCAGCGCACGATCACGATTGAAGTGGCGGAAACTCCCGAACAAACCAATCATGGGATGATGTATCGTCAGTCCCTTAAACCGGATGAGGGAATGTTATTTGTTTTTTCTGAAGCCCGCCCGCTTTCTTTTTGGATGAAAAACACCTTTGTGGATTTAGATATAGGTTTTTTTGATAGCCAAATGGTTTTGGTGGATATTCAGCAGATGGCGGCCACTTCGACGATGCAGCAGAATCTACCGACCTATAGTAGTCGATTTCCGGCTCAGTACGCGCTCGAGATGCCTAAAGGGTGGTTTGAAAAGAATAAGTTTCCTGTAGGCACCCGCCTTGAGATTTTGAAGCCCTCATCTAAACGCCCGTCTCAATCTTCGCCCGAGCCAAAATCGAAGTCGAAATAG
- the gatB gene encoding Asp-tRNA(Asn)/Glu-tRNA(Gln) amidotransferase subunit GatB yields the protein MSSSPTYRGFEAVIGIEVHVQLKTQSKIFCGDATNFDAADNENTSPVSVGMPGTLPVLNKQAVEFAIKTGLALGCTIRNRSVFARKNYFYPDLPKGYQISQYDKPICENGEVTILVDKVPKTISITRAHMEEDAGKSTHFGDYTLVNYNRAGIPLLEVVSGPDMSSPQEAAEYGRTIRQIVRYLDVCDGNLEEGSLRCDCNVSVRRIGEDKLGTKVELKNLNSFRFIEKAIEYEIDRQIDEIEAGKAITQETRLYDPDKNRTYSMRTKEDAQDYRYFPDPDLLPILIDETQVEQFRRELPELPLAKAKRFQTELGLSEYDASILTAEKGLADYFEIVSAKSGNPKQSANWIMSDLIREMNTHKIEVENSPLKAEALAELIKLIDSGKISGKIAKTVFVDMWTTRKSADEIIKEKGLAQVSDTSVIEKIIDDVLAANASQVAEYRSGKTKVYGFFVGAAMKATKGQANPDVVNQILKKKLDNA from the coding sequence ATGTCTTCTAGTCCAACTTACAGAGGCTTTGAGGCCGTTATTGGTATTGAAGTTCACGTTCAATTAAAAACACAGTCGAAAATTTTCTGTGGTGATGCCACGAATTTTGATGCTGCTGACAATGAAAATACATCTCCGGTCAGTGTGGGAATGCCAGGCACTCTGCCCGTTTTAAATAAGCAAGCGGTAGAGTTCGCGATCAAAACAGGATTGGCTCTGGGCTGCACTATCCGTAACCGCTCTGTTTTTGCTAGAAAAAATTATTTCTATCCTGATCTTCCTAAGGGCTACCAAATTTCACAGTATGACAAACCCATCTGCGAAAACGGAGAAGTGACCATCCTTGTGGATAAAGTTCCAAAAACGATCAGCATCACACGCGCCCACATGGAAGAAGATGCAGGTAAATCAACGCATTTTGGTGATTACACGCTCGTGAATTACAATCGCGCGGGAATTCCTTTATTAGAAGTGGTTTCGGGCCCAGACATGAGTTCACCACAAGAGGCGGCCGAGTATGGTCGTACGATCAGACAGATCGTGCGCTACTTAGATGTCTGCGACGGAAACTTAGAAGAAGGCTCTTTGCGCTGTGACTGTAACGTTTCGGTTCGCCGTATAGGTGAAGACAAGTTGGGAACAAAAGTTGAGTTAAAAAACTTGAACTCGTTCCGCTTTATTGAAAAAGCCATCGAATATGAAATAGATCGCCAAATCGACGAAATCGAAGCCGGAAAAGCGATCACTCAAGAGACTCGTCTGTATGATCCAGATAAGAATCGTACATATTCTATGCGTACGAAAGAAGATGCACAGGATTACCGATACTTCCCAGATCCCGATCTTCTGCCGATTTTGATAGATGAAACACAGGTCGAGCAATTCCGTCGTGAATTGCCTGAACTGCCTTTGGCAAAAGCGAAACGCTTTCAAACAGAGCTGGGACTTTCAGAGTACGACGCTTCTATTTTAACAGCCGAAAAAGGTTTGGCAGATTATTTTGAAATCGTCAGTGCTAAAAGTGGAAATCCGAAACAGTCAGCGAACTGGATCATGTCAGATTTGATTCGTGAAATGAACACACACAAAATCGAAGTAGAGAACTCTCCGTTAAAAGCAGAGGCCCTCGCTGAGTTGATTAAACTTATCGACAGCGGAAAAATTTCGGGAAAAATTGCAAAGACTGTTTTTGTGGATATGTGGACTACACGAAAATCCGCTGACGAGATCATCAAAGAAAAAGGTTTAGCTCAGGTTTCAGATACATCTGTTATCGAAAAGATCATCGATGATGTTTTGGCGGCCAATGCATCGCAAGTAGCTGAATACCGCTCGGGCAAAACAAAGGTCTACGGATTCTTTGTCGGTGCCGCGATGAAAGCCACAAAAGGACAAGCAAATCCAGATGTGGTGAACCAAATCTTGAAAAAGAAATTGGATAACGCCTAA
- a CDS encoding Ppx/GppA phosphatase family protein → MKVAALDFGSNTFLCLIAEVTEEGLGTIYSDEVEMVRLGQGLNQNKKFHPEALERADRCMQKFAQTIAQHQPEKILAMATSAARDAENKDELFQLAQKHGIPLEIIAGDKEATITYQGAVSAQTNPQQGLLVIDIGGGSTEFIFGQGPKLLTGKSFDIGCVRLTEKFITAQPTSDTEVQNVVQSLDKALNEVRSLMPLGFQLDTILAVAGTPTALAAADLGYFDAAKIDGYELTEEMLAHWVQRLQKATVEEKIKMGIPEGRADVILIGALTLWRALKIFQQTRILVSTRGVRYGVALEIARRAHSTAHTATRA, encoded by the coding sequence ATGAAAGTGGCAGCGCTAGATTTCGGGTCTAATACATTCCTGTGTCTGATTGCCGAGGTGACGGAAGAAGGCCTTGGCACGATCTACTCTGACGAAGTCGAAATGGTTCGTCTTGGGCAAGGCTTAAATCAGAATAAAAAATTTCATCCCGAGGCTCTTGAGCGAGCCGATCGCTGTATGCAAAAATTTGCTCAGACAATAGCTCAGCATCAGCCGGAAAAAATTTTAGCGATGGCCACGTCGGCGGCGCGAGACGCCGAAAACAAAGACGAACTATTCCAATTAGCCCAGAAGCATGGAATTCCATTAGAAATTATCGCCGGCGACAAAGAAGCGACGATCACGTATCAAGGTGCGGTGTCAGCTCAGACAAATCCACAACAAGGTCTTTTGGTAATTGATATCGGTGGTGGTTCAACAGAGTTTATTTTTGGACAAGGGCCGAAACTTTTAACGGGAAAAAGTTTTGATATTGGCTGTGTGCGCTTAACAGAAAAATTTATCACAGCACAACCAACATCGGATACTGAAGTACAAAACGTAGTGCAATCCTTAGATAAAGCTTTAAACGAAGTGCGTAGCTTAATGCCACTGGGTTTTCAACTGGATACGATTTTAGCGGTGGCAGGAACGCCAACAGCTTTGGCCGCAGCGGATTTAGGTTATTTTGATGCGGCCAAGATAGATGGCTATGAGTTAACTGAGGAAATGTTGGCTCATTGGGTACAAAGATTACAAAAAGCCACTGTAGAAGAAAAAATTAAAATGGGAATTCCTGAAGGTCGCGCCGATGTGATTCTAATTGGTGCTCTTACCTTGTGGCGCGCCTTGAAGATTTTCCAGCAAACACGGATTCTGGTTTCGACCAGAGGAGTTCGCTATGGAGTCGCCCTTGAAATCGCTCGTCGTGCCCATTCAACAGCCCACACCGCAACACGCGCGTAA
- a CDS encoding PilZ domain-containing protein — protein MTMVSPPAPRTPLYLEVSFRRNYARLDSQGALKNISLTGAFLEVKSHDLQLNEKLNLVFSVGSRERKIAAQVVWKNALGAGIKFLPTNNRDVQIIDDLIYFVESKRMGHRDLMDGILKKVS, from the coding sequence ATGACAATGGTTAGCCCTCCAGCCCCACGCACTCCGCTTTATTTAGAGGTGTCTTTTAGACGCAATTACGCACGACTCGATAGCCAAGGCGCTTTGAAAAATATCAGTCTGACTGGTGCTTTTTTAGAAGTTAAAAGTCACGATTTACAATTGAATGAAAAATTAAACTTAGTATTTTCGGTTGGCTCGCGCGAAAGAAAAATCGCAGCGCAAGTGGTTTGGAAAAATGCTCTAGGAGCTGGAATTAAATTCTTACCCACAAACAATCGCGATGTGCAAATCATCGATGATTTAATTTATTTCGTTGAATCGAAACGCATGGGCCATCGCGATTTGATGGATGGTATTTTGAAAAAAGTTTCTTGA